The proteins below come from a single Zhouia spongiae genomic window:
- a CDS encoding FKBP-type peptidyl-prolyl cis-trans isomerase produces the protein MSKVKANDTVSVHYTGKLTNGDVFDSSAARGPLEVKLGDGMLIPGFEKGLVGMEVNEKKTISIPKEEAYGEVREELFQVVKNEELPQDIKPEVGMGLVASSPDGREQQLRIAEVKEDHIVIDANHPLAGQDLIFDLELIEIK, from the coding sequence ATGAGTAAAGTAAAGGCAAACGATACCGTAAGCGTACATTACACAGGAAAATTAACTAATGGAGATGTTTTTGACAGCTCTGCAGCCAGAGGTCCTCTAGAAGTTAAACTAGGTGACGGAATGTTAATCCCTGGTTTTGAGAAAGGTTTGGTAGGAATGGAAGTCAACGAGAAAAAAACCATTAGCATACCAAAAGAAGAAGCTTATGGAGAAGTGAGGGAAGAGCTTTTTCAGGTAGTGAAGAATGAAGAGTTACCGCAAGATATTAAGCCGGAAGTTGGTATGGGCTTGGTTGCTTCAAGTCCCGACGGAAGAGAGCAACAGCTTCGTATTGCCGAAGTAAAGGAAGACCATATTGTAATCGATGCCAACCATCCGCTGGCGGGTCAGGACCTGATTTTTGACCTGGAGTTGATCGAAATCAAATAA
- a CDS encoding pseudouridine synthase, with protein MEQQHFILFKPYGYISQLNSNDDRQLRKKKFINELYDFPSGTMPVGRLDEKSEGLLLLTTDGKLCNTINSSSFEKEYYVQVDGEITEKAIEQLSRGVPIGIHGKKYQTKPCKVKKIAPPSLPERSKKIRDARHGPTSWISVTITEGKYRQVRKMTSAVDFPTLRLVRIRIGNIFLNGLKPGDTIPVNKLV; from the coding sequence ATGGAGCAACAACACTTTATCCTTTTTAAACCTTATGGTTATATCAGCCAACTTAACAGCAATGATGACAGACAGTTAAGAAAAAAGAAGTTTATTAATGAGTTGTATGATTTCCCCTCAGGCACAATGCCTGTAGGCAGGCTTGATGAAAAATCTGAAGGCTTATTACTACTCACCACAGATGGTAAGTTATGCAATACGATAAACAGCAGTAGTTTTGAAAAGGAGTATTATGTACAGGTAGACGGAGAAATTACAGAAAAAGCTATTGAACAATTATCTAGAGGTGTTCCTATTGGGATTCATGGGAAAAAATATCAAACCAAACCGTGCAAGGTTAAAAAGATAGCTCCTCCTTCGCTCCCCGAACGCTCAAAAAAGATCAGGGATGCCCGTCACGGACCAACAAGCTGGATCAGTGTAACCATCACTGAAGGCAAATACAGGCAAGTAAGGAAAATGACATCGGCAGTAGACTTTCCTACCTTGCGATTGGTACGTATCAGAATAGGAAATATATTTTTAAACGGTTTGAAACCGGGAGATACTATACCAGTTAATAAACTGGTATAG